The Paenibacillus tianjinensis genome has a window encoding:
- a CDS encoding glutathione peroxidase produces MSVYSYTARNIRGKETPLEQYKDKVLLIVNTASKCGFTPQYSDLQKLYEKFQDQGFQILGFPSDQFGEEPGSNEEVNVFCQINYGVSFPLFEKINVKGEHKHPLFDYLTKEAGFTGFDHNHAGSRLLHLMLEERDPASLADDEVKWNFTKFLIDRKGNVVKRFESPIDPLDLEPAIQELL; encoded by the coding sequence ATGAGTGTCTATTCATATACAGCCCGCAACATTCGGGGTAAAGAGACCCCTCTTGAACAATACAAGGATAAAGTGCTGCTGATCGTAAACACCGCCAGTAAATGCGGGTTCACCCCGCAATATTCTGACCTGCAAAAGCTTTACGAGAAGTTCCAGGACCAGGGTTTTCAAATTCTCGGGTTCCCCAGCGACCAGTTCGGTGAAGAACCCGGCTCCAATGAGGAGGTCAACGTGTTCTGCCAAATCAATTATGGTGTTAGCTTTCCACTCTTTGAGAAGATCAATGTAAAGGGCGAACATAAACATCCCTTATTCGACTATTTGACCAAGGAAGCGGGCTTTACCGGCTTCGATCATAATCACGCGGGCAGCAGACTGCTGCACCTGATGCTTGAGGAACGCGATCCTGCCTCTCTGGCTGACGATGAAGTGAAATGGAACTTCACCAAGTTCCTGATCGACCGTAAAGGCAATGTAGTGAAGCGTTTCGAATCGCCTATTGATCCCCTCGATCTTGAGCCGGCTATTCAGGAACTGCTGTAA
- a CDS encoding 4Fe-4S dicluster domain-containing protein: MIELVSGDRCIGCRLCVKVCPTNVFDMQGKLAVIARQEDCQTCFMCEAYCPVDALYVAPQGEASVQVNEQELIASGLLGSWRAEIGWSPGAPDTMAERDTTPFFEVFTETYRGK, translated from the coding sequence ATGATCGAACTGGTCAGCGGAGACCGCTGCATCGGCTGCCGGCTGTGCGTCAAGGTATGCCCGACAAATGTATTTGATATGCAGGGCAAGCTTGCCGTCATCGCCCGCCAGGAAGATTGCCAGACCTGCTTCATGTGCGAGGCATACTGTCCGGTGGATGCGCTCTACGTAGCGCCCCAAGGCGAGGCATCGGTTCAGGTTAATGAACAGGAGCTGATTGCCTCAGGCCTGCTCGGCAGCTGGCGGGCGGAGATCGGCTGGAGCCCGGGAGCGCCGGATACAATGGCGGAGCGGGACACGACACCTTTTTTTGAAGTGTTTACGGAGACATACCGGGGAAAATAA
- a CDS encoding FAD-dependent oxidoreductase: protein MPQQQITTDVLVLGGGPAGAWAAWNAASQGAQVILADKGYLGTSGATAPGGTTLLVIPPVAELRDAAVESRLRAGGYLSENAWIHRVLDQVEQNLAQVEEWGYPFPKDEDGNPLRTHLHGPEYMKLMRRVVRKAGVKIWDQSPALELLHDEHGVGGARGINRLTGEAWEVRANAVVIATGGCAFLSKGLGCNVLTGEGLLMSAEAGAELSGMEFTRQYAPSFADGTVTRGRMLAWATLYDAAGNPLHSGDRTFGSIPELMLKGPVYARLDLADTTEKREFLRRAHPIFFMPLERAGIDPFKDKFPLTLRYEGTMRGTGGLRLTGNACETTVPGLYAAGDAASREKVTGAISGGGAYNASWAICSGSWAGRGAARHALAQSRRADSRQLRAAGRLGLTAGAEAREPLDAKPLIAAVQQEILPLRINYFRSELVVAAALKRLDSLMPYLTGRPPATVQGIVQSREAAAMLQAGRWIYIAALARKESRGLQRLAEYPALDPRQTHRLILSGIDRISITTEKVPHAHELQVPREEQVI, encoded by the coding sequence ATGCCGCAGCAGCAAATAACAACGGATGTACTTGTGCTGGGCGGAGGCCCGGCCGGGGCATGGGCGGCATGGAATGCAGCCTCGCAGGGCGCGCAGGTGATTCTGGCCGATAAGGGTTACCTGGGGACTAGCGGAGCTACGGCTCCGGGCGGAACGACATTGCTGGTCATTCCGCCGGTAGCTGAGCTGCGCGATGCGGCGGTGGAGTCCAGACTCCGGGCAGGCGGCTACCTCTCGGAGAATGCCTGGATTCACCGCGTGCTGGATCAGGTGGAGCAGAATCTGGCCCAGGTGGAGGAGTGGGGATATCCCTTTCCGAAGGATGAAGACGGCAACCCGCTGCGTACTCATCTGCATGGCCCGGAATATATGAAGCTGATGCGGCGTGTTGTGCGCAAAGCGGGAGTGAAGATATGGGACCAGTCTCCGGCGCTGGAGCTGCTGCATGATGAGCACGGCGTCGGGGGTGCCAGGGGAATCAACCGCCTGACCGGGGAAGCCTGGGAAGTACGGGCAAACGCAGTGGTGATTGCGACCGGCGGCTGCGCCTTCCTCAGCAAAGGGCTGGGCTGCAATGTGCTCACTGGTGAAGGCCTGCTGATGTCAGCCGAAGCAGGAGCGGAGCTGTCGGGGATGGAGTTCACCAGGCAGTATGCGCCAAGCTTTGCAGACGGTACGGTGACACGCGGGCGGATGCTGGCCTGGGCGACGCTGTATGATGCGGCAGGTAATCCGCTGCACAGTGGCGACCGCACCTTCGGCAGTATTCCCGAGCTGATGCTGAAAGGGCCGGTGTATGCGAGGCTGGACCTGGCGGATACGACGGAGAAGCGCGAATTCCTGCGCCGCGCCCACCCGATCTTTTTCATGCCGCTGGAGCGGGCGGGGATTGATCCGTTCAAGGATAAATTCCCGCTTACGCTCCGCTATGAAGGCACGATGCGCGGCACGGGCGGCCTGCGCCTGACCGGCAACGCTTGCGAGACGACGGTGCCGGGACTGTATGCGGCCGGAGATGCCGCATCGCGCGAGAAGGTCACCGGCGCCATCTCCGGCGGTGGGGCCTACAACGCTTCCTGGGCCATCTGCAGCGGAAGCTGGGCCGGCCGGGGAGCGGCGCGGCACGCGCTGGCGCAATCGCGCCGGGCGGACAGCCGTCAGCTCCGCGCGGCGGGCCGCTTGGGGCTTACGGCTGGCGCCGAAGCAAGGGAACCGCTGGACGCGAAGCCGCTGATCGCGGCGGTCCAGCAGGAGATCCTGCCGCTGCGGATCAACTATTTCCGCAGCGAGCTGGTGGTGGCCGCAGCCTTGAAGCGGCTGGACAGCCTGATGCCCTATCTTACCGGCCGGCCCCCGGCCACGGTGCAGGGCATCGTGCAGTCCCGGGAAGCGGCGGCTATGCTTCAGGCCGGCCGCTGGATCTACATCGCCGCGCTGGCCCGCAAGGAGAGCCGGGGCCTTCAGCGGCTGGCAGAATATCCGGCGCTCGACCCGCGCCAGACCCACCGGCTGATTCTGTCCGGCATTGATCGGATCAGCATCACTACCGAAAAGGTGCCGCATGCCCATGAGCTTCAGGTGCCGAGAGAGGAGCAGGTCATATGA
- a CDS encoding alpha/beta hydrolase family protein: MGQQTLAAESFRLPLENGLFIEGQVRVPPGVDPAPVVLLSHGFRGHKDWAFWPEVSGRLAESGFYTVSFNFSRIVAHSAAGIAEREAAEAATLSRELDDLQQVLRSLRGGRLPLAERADPVRLAILGHSRAGGGNIIFAAEHPEVQALVVWNGGSAPARTPGSGQALTFQERVLQLDQERNKGRFDLEHALSFLSAAALVIQGDQDRDSLLQQNARFREQAPQHRYYSVRGADHTFNTTDPYEGATPELNEALALTLEFLHEQLG; encoded by the coding sequence ATGGGCCAGCAGACATTAGCTGCAGAAAGCTTCAGACTGCCGCTGGAGAATGGACTCTTTATTGAAGGCCAGGTACGGGTTCCACCCGGTGTGGATCCTGCTCCAGTAGTGCTGTTAAGCCACGGCTTCAGAGGCCATAAAGACTGGGCCTTCTGGCCGGAGGTTTCCGGTAGGCTGGCGGAGAGCGGCTTCTATACAGTCAGCTTCAACTTTTCACGGATTGTTGCCCATAGCGCCGCTGGAATAGCTGAGCGGGAAGCGGCTGAAGCTGCTACGCTGAGCCGCGAGCTGGATGATCTGCAGCAAGTGCTGCGCAGCCTGCGAGGCGGCAGACTCCCGCTGGCGGAGCGGGCCGATCCTGTGCGGCTGGCGATTCTCGGGCACAGCCGCGCGGGAGGCGGCAATATTATATTCGCCGCCGAGCATCCGGAGGTGCAGGCGCTGGTAGTCTGGAACGGCGGATCAGCGCCGGCGCGTACTCCTGGTAGCGGGCAAGCGCTGACGTTTCAGGAGCGGGTTCTACAGCTGGACCAGGAGCGGAACAAGGGTCGTTTCGACCTGGAACACGCGCTAAGCTTCTTATCCGCCGCAGCCCTGGTCATCCAGGGCGACCAGGACAGGGATTCGCTGCTGCAGCAGAATGCCCGTTTCCGGGAGCAGGCGCCGCAGCACCGTTACTATTCAGTAAGAGGTGCTGACCACACGTTCAATACCACAGATCCTTATGAAGGAGCTACACCGGAGCTGAATGAGGCATTGGCTTTGACCCTGGAATTTCTGCATGAACAGCTGGGCTGA
- a CDS encoding ABC transporter substrate-binding protein: MQTYREIQGKQKKGIRLALLASVVMVMLVLQACGNNTASTKGASSAGGNNTAEAAGSEPASKVPAVLNFGYIGSNKLNVPGGAEGWGFYKGIIQEELKKYGITEVKLTGFPNGPDQTESLISGRLDFGSLGDTPAIIAYASGAKTRLISQSSAHTVGYLIGKKDGPKTVKDLQGKTIAIQKGSFMHRYVVGLLKQEGVTGYKLVHMLIPDATAALARGDVDATTNVGIPALKLIDQGYTHLDDASSHPDLLGSSATVVSEDYLAKFPDFPKVWNEAREKALADLKQHEDEYYQFLAEINDTTPELAKQVNPISDIKDTAFTEEGTKLLEGTKNFLVEEKLAKKDFNISDWQLQ; the protein is encoded by the coding sequence ATGCAAACGTACAGAGAGATTCAAGGTAAACAGAAAAAGGGGATTCGCCTGGCACTGCTTGCCAGCGTAGTCATGGTTATGCTGGTGCTGCAAGCTTGCGGAAACAACACAGCTTCCACCAAGGGGGCCTCCTCAGCGGGCGGCAACAACACAGCGGAGGCAGCAGGCAGCGAGCCGGCCAGCAAGGTTCCGGCTGTGCTGAATTTCGGCTATATCGGCTCCAACAAGCTGAACGTGCCGGGCGGCGCGGAGGGCTGGGGCTTTTATAAAGGCATCATCCAGGAGGAACTGAAAAAATACGGCATCACCGAAGTGAAGCTGACCGGCTTCCCGAACGGTCCCGACCAGACGGAATCGCTGATCAGCGGGAGGCTGGATTTCGGCAGCCTTGGAGATACTCCTGCCATTATCGCTTATGCTTCCGGCGCCAAGACCCGCCTGATTTCGCAATCCTCCGCCCATACCGTCGGTTATCTGATCGGCAAGAAGGATGGCCCCAAGACGGTAAAAGACCTGCAGGGCAAAACGATTGCGATTCAAAAGGGCTCCTTCATGCACCGCTACGTAGTCGGCTTGCTTAAGCAGGAAGGTGTCACCGGCTATAAGCTGGTCCATATGCTGATTCCTGATGCAACAGCGGCTCTGGCCCGCGGAGATGTGGATGCGACAACCAATGTGGGCATTCCGGCATTGAAGCTGATTGATCAAGGCTATACCCATCTGGATGATGCTTCGAGCCATCCCGATCTGCTGGGCTCCAGTGCTACTGTTGTTTCGGAGGACTATCTGGCGAAATTCCCGGATTTCCCGAAGGTATGGAATGAGGCGCGCGAGAAGGCGCTGGCCGATTTGAAACAGCATGAGGATGAATATTACCAGTTCCTGGCCGAGATTAACGATACCACACCTGAGCTGGCGAAACAGGTCAATCCGATCAGTGATATCAAGGATACCGCCTTCACCGAAGAAGGCACGAAGCTGCTGGAGGGCACCAAGAACTTCCTGGTGGAAGAAAAGCTGGCCAAAAAAGACTTCAATATCAGCGACTGGCAGCTGCAATAA
- a CDS encoding 4Fe-4S dicluster domain-containing protein codes for MIEVISAARCVECNQCVSVCPTNVFDRVEDGIPVIARQSDCQTCFMCELYCPVDALYVAPDSEGVTGVTADVLEQQGLLGGYREKVGWGKGRQPVASHDFMYKLAARAGF; via the coding sequence GTGATTGAAGTCATTAGCGCTGCCAGGTGTGTAGAGTGCAATCAATGTGTATCCGTCTGCCCGACGAATGTATTTGACCGGGTGGAGGACGGAATTCCCGTCATCGCCCGGCAGAGTGATTGCCAGACCTGCTTCATGTGCGAGCTGTATTGTCCAGTGGATGCACTGTATGTCGCGCCGGATTCCGAAGGGGTGACGGGTGTGACCGCCGATGTGTTAGAGCAACAGGGGCTGCTTGGCGGATACAGGGAGAAGGTGGGCTGGGGCAAAGGCAGACAGCCGGTGGCAAGTCACGATTTCATGTACAAACTGGCGGCCAGAGCCGGGTTCTGA